The genomic segment CCGAAATTCGGAGATAGTGTTTTCTTTGTTTCATAATCTTGTTAAGAGTTTGGGTAAAACGTGTATAATGGCAACGCATAATTTACACTTAGCTGAAAGGGCGGATAGGATAATAAGTCTGCCTGAGGTAGTTAAGCTATCAGGTTTATAGGATTGGGGTTCTGTGACAGTAAGAGCAATTTAGGAGATGTTTTTCTTGATTTTTTCAACATATCTTTCTGCGGATACTGCTGCAACTGCTCCTTCTCCAGCCGATGTGATTGCTTGTCTTAGGAGTTTGTCAACACAATCACCACAAGCAAAAACGCCGGGAAGGTTTGTGCTCATATCGTATAAGTTCACTTTTATGTATCCTGCTTCATTCTTTTCAACTTCATCAAATATTGAAGTATTCGGAGTCAAGCCAATAAATATGAAAACACCATCGGTCTTTACAATGCTTGTTTCATTAGTTACTACATTTCTTATTCTTACAGCTTCAACTTTTTCATCTCCTAGTATTTCTTCAACCACACTATTCCAGATGAATTTAAATTTAGGGTTGCTGAAAGCCCTTTCTTGTAGCACTTTTTCAGCTCTAAGTGAGTCTCTTCTGTGTATTAGCGTGATGCTTTTCACAAACCTTGTTAAGAACAGTCCCTCATCAAGGGCGGTATTTCCTCCTCCCACAACAACTATGTCCTTATCCTTAAAAAAAGCACCGTCGCAGGTAGCGCAAAACGATACCCCTCTACCTAGAAATTTTTCTTCACCTTGGATGCCTAACTTTTTATAGCTTGCTCCGGTTGCAATTATGACTGAATATGCTTTAAGCTTTTTGCCGGAAGCTAGTGTTAGTTCCTTAATTTCGTTTCTTAGGGAGACCCTGATTACTTCGTCTATTATGATTTTCAGTCCATATTTTCTAGCTTGTTGTTCCATTCTCATGCCTAATTCATAGCCACTTATCTCTGGAATTCCAGGATAATTTTCAACTATATCTGTGGTGATGATTTGACCACCAGGGCCTATCTTTTCAACTAATATGGTATCCATTCTTGCTCTTGATGCATAGAGTCCTGCGGATAACCCAGCTATGCCTCCTCCTATTATCACAACATCATATGTTTTCTCCTCATCCTCCGGTGAAGGTTTCGGAGATTTTGAGAACACTCCTAGCTTTATATCCATATTTGTAAATCTGAGCCAAGCGAAAAAGC from the Brevinematia bacterium genome contains:
- the trxB gene encoding thioredoxin-disulfide reductase, with translation MDIKLGVFSKSPKPSPEDEEKTYDVVIIGGGIAGLSAGLYASRARMDTILVEKIGPGGQIITTDIVENYPGIPEISGYELGMRMEQQARKYGLKIIIDEVIRVSLRNEIKELTLASGKKLKAYSVIIATGASYKKLGIQGEEKFLGRGVSFCATCDGAFFKDKDIVVVGGGNTALDEGLFLTRFVKSITLIHRRDSLRAEKVLQERAFSNPKFKFIWNSVVEEILGDEKVEAVRIRNVVTNETSIVKTDGVFIFIGLTPNTSIFDEVEKNEAGYIKVNLYDMSTNLPGVFACGDCVDKLLRQAITSAGEGAVAAVSAERYVEKIKKNIS